The following proteins are encoded in a genomic region of Natronorubrum halophilum:
- the eno gene encoding phosphopyruvate hydratase, with protein sequence MTLITDIRLRRILDSRGNPTVEADVVTESGGFGRAAAPSGASTGEYEAVERPPSEAIATAREHAVPRLVGEAYAGNQREVDSILRAADGTDDFSEIGANSAVAISMAAAKAGADVLGAPLFQHLGGAFRGENFPIPLGNVVGGGEHAADATDIQEFLVAPVGAPSIEDAVFANAAAHDAVADLLEERDIACGKGDEGAWAPSIDDGEAFEIVDEAVSLVEDDVGFSIGFGLDVAAAELYDDDSETYEYESAGISRDTDEQIEYIADLVREYDLVYVEDPLDENDYDAFADLTDEVGDRTLICGDDLFVTNTERLVEGIDRGAANSILIKPNQIGTLSDAVDAIELATRNGYDSVISHRSGETEDTTIAHLAVATDAPYIKTGAVGGERTAKLNELIRIADDAT encoded by the coding sequence ATGACGCTGATTACCGACATCCGACTCCGACGAATCCTCGACTCGCGGGGGAACCCGACGGTCGAGGCCGATGTCGTTACCGAAAGCGGCGGATTCGGCCGCGCTGCAGCACCGAGCGGTGCCAGTACGGGCGAGTACGAAGCCGTCGAGCGACCGCCGTCCGAGGCGATCGCCACGGCTCGCGAACACGCCGTTCCACGGCTCGTCGGCGAGGCCTACGCGGGCAACCAGCGCGAAGTCGACTCGATCCTGCGCGCGGCCGACGGCACGGACGACTTCTCCGAGATCGGCGCGAACAGCGCGGTTGCGATCTCGATGGCCGCTGCGAAAGCCGGCGCTGACGTGCTCGGCGCGCCGCTGTTCCAGCACCTCGGTGGTGCGTTCCGCGGTGAGAACTTCCCGATCCCGCTCGGTAACGTCGTCGGCGGCGGCGAACACGCCGCGGACGCGACCGACATTCAGGAGTTCCTCGTCGCCCCCGTCGGCGCACCGAGCATCGAGGACGCCGTCTTCGCCAACGCCGCCGCACACGACGCCGTCGCGGACCTCCTCGAGGAACGCGATATCGCCTGCGGAAAGGGCGACGAGGGCGCGTGGGCGCCGTCGATCGACGACGGCGAGGCGTTCGAGATCGTCGACGAGGCGGTCTCGCTGGTCGAAGACGATGTCGGGTTCAGTATCGGCTTCGGACTCGACGTCGCGGCCGCCGAACTGTACGACGACGACTCGGAAACCTACGAGTACGAGTCCGCCGGCATCAGCCGCGACACGGACGAGCAGATCGAGTACATCGCCGATCTGGTTCGGGAGTACGATCTGGTCTACGTCGAGGATCCCCTCGACGAGAACGACTACGATGCCTTCGCCGACCTCACCGACGAGGTTGGCGACCGGACGCTGATCTGCGGCGACGACCTGTTCGTCACGAACACCGAACGGCTCGTCGAAGGCATCGACCGCGGCGCGGCCAACAGCATCCTGATCAAGCCGAACCAGATCGGGACGCTGTCGGACGCCGTCGACGCGATCGAACTCGCGACGCGGAACGGCTACGACTCGGTCATCTCCCACCGTTCGGGCGAGACCGAGGACACGACGATCGCACACCTCGCCGTCGCGACCGACGCACCCTACATCAAGACGGGTGCCGTCGGCGGCGAGCGAACCGCCAAGCTCAACGAGCTCATCAGAATCGCAGACGACGCGACATGA
- the rpsB gene encoding 30S ribosomal protein S2 — MTDNDATQEGLDAAEDEIDEEPAEGAGPAADPEEDVEPADEQPADADAEEAEADAEPVTDEEPEDEGPTLDDDVMSDEEADLLIPVEDYLGAGVHIGTQQKTTDMERFIHRVRTDGLYVLDVSKTDSRIRTAADFLTNYDPEQILVTSSRQYGRFPAEKFAEAVGARARTGRFIPGTLTNPKYDGYIEPDVVVVTDPIGDAQAVKEAITVGIPVIAMCDSNNQVSNVDLVVPTNNKGRKALSVVYWLLANEVLDRRGAEPSYSLEDFESMV; from the coding sequence ATGACAGACAACGACGCAACCCAGGAAGGGCTCGACGCTGCCGAAGACGAGATCGACGAGGAGCCAGCCGAAGGCGCTGGCCCCGCCGCCGATCCCGAGGAAGACGTCGAGCCAGCTGACGAACAGCCCGCCGACGCCGACGCCGAAGAGGCCGAGGCCGACGCAGAACCAGTCACGGACGAGGAGCCCGAAGACGAGGGGCCGACCCTCGACGACGACGTGATGTCCGACGAGGAGGCCGACCTGCTCATCCCCGTCGAGGACTATCTCGGTGCCGGTGTCCACATCGGTACCCAACAGAAGACCACGGACATGGAGCGGTTCATCCACCGCGTCCGAACCGACGGTCTCTACGTGCTCGACGTCTCGAAGACCGACAGCCGCATCCGTACGGCCGCGGACTTCCTGACGAACTACGATCCGGAGCAGATCCTGGTCACCTCGAGTCGCCAGTACGGTCGGTTCCCGGCGGAGAAGTTCGCCGAAGCCGTGGGCGCTCGCGCCCGCACCGGTCGCTTCATCCCGGGCACCCTGACGAACCCGAAGTACGACGGCTACATCGAACCCGACGTCGTCGTCGTCACCGACCCGATCGGCGACGCCCAGGCCGTCAAGGAAGCCATCACGGTCGGCATCCCGGTCATCGCGATGTGTGACTCGAACAACCAGGTCAGCAACGTCGACCTGGTCGTCCCGACGAACAACAAGGGTCGAAAGGCCCTGTCGGTCGTCTACTGGCTGCTCGCCAACGAAGTCCTCGATCGACGCGGCGCGGAGCCGTCGTACTCGCTCGAGGACTTCGAGAGTATGGTCTAA